GTCCACCGCCGACACGCGCGAGCCGTAGCTTCAAGTACGGGAACGGGACCAGCCGGTCCCGTGACCTGAGTTCCGTCGCGGGGCGCTCCGCGGGAGCGCGACACGCCGCCCCGCGAGCCGTCCGTGTCGCCTGTTCGCGAGAGAAGCGGGAGCGACCGTCAGTCGTCGGCCTCGGCTTCCGGTTCGTCCTCGCCCTGCTCGGCGACGTACTCGCCGAGGCCGTCGATCGGCCGGTCGGGATTGGCCTGGTCGAGGTCGCGGGGCGCCCCCAACTGCGCGTCGATCGCCTCGGGGTCCCGGAGCTTCGTCCGCCCGCGGTGGACGGTCATCTCGTCGTTGAGGTGCAGGTCGATGGCCTCCAGCAGCGCCTCCGCTTCGAGGGGCTGGCCGATCTCCTGGAGCTCCTCTTCGGTGGCGTCGTCGGGGACGTTGAACGCCCGCTGTGTGATGATCGGCCCTTGGTCCAGATCCGTGGTCACGTAGTGGGCGGTGACGCCCGCGATGCGGACGCCCTCCTCGATGGCCTGCATGTACGCCGACGCGCCGGGGAACGCCGGCAGTAGCGACGGGTGGACGTTGATGATGCGGTCCTCGTAGCGGAAGACGACGTCCGGGCTGAGGATGCGCATGTACCGCGCCAGCACCACGAGGTCCGTGTCGTACTCCGCCAGCAGGTCGAGCAGCTCGCCCTCGTCGGGCGTGCCCTTCTCGTCGCCGATGTCGTGGAAGGGCACGTCGTACTTCTCGGCGAGCGGCTGCAGGTCGGAGTGGTTGCCGATGACGACCTCCACGTCGGCGCCCAGATCTCCGCTGGCCCACGCCTCGAAGATCGCCTCCAGGCAGTGCGATTCCTTGGTGACGAGGACGGCGATCTGCTGGGTCTCTCGATCGTCGGGGAACCGGACCTGCACGTCGACGCCGAGGTCGTCGCCGAGGTCGTGG
The window above is part of the Halosimplex rubrum genome. Proteins encoded here:
- a CDS encoding formyltetrahydrofolate deformylase; this translates as MVAVTSDLTEIVVVGDDDTGLIAEITSTLFERNINIEDLDQAVREGVFRMTMRVDTSEMIVKEETLREKLHDLGDDLGVDVQVRFPDDRETQQIAVLVTKESHCLEAIFEAWASGDLGADVEVVIGNHSDLQPLAEKYDVPFHDIGDEKGTPDEGELLDLLAEYDTDLVVLARYMRILSPDVVFRYEDRIINVHPSLLPAFPGASAYMQAIEEGVRIAGVTAHYVTTDLDQGPIITQRAFNVPDDATEEELQEIGQPLEAEALLEAIDLHLNDEMTVHRGRTKLRDPEAIDAQLGAPRDLDQANPDRPIDGLGEYVAEQGEDEPEAEADD